In Babylonia areolata isolate BAREFJ2019XMU chromosome 19, ASM4173473v1, whole genome shotgun sequence, a single window of DNA contains:
- the LOC143293912 gene encoding uncharacterized protein LOC143293912 produces METNTTTLLPRNEILLPEEVVLGRAIRDVYIWVLVGVGLPGNLACVLTVLSMPVTTATFYVALLAAADSLALLLKLLFHQLVSHSKMTAAACVFYFTPAFFSCYANWVLALICFERFFAVCFPLKKQVYFTKRRVRISVVVLTIALAACFGPTPFFKTEPQPHRKSCVEDPTMLEFREEFYDAFFASLYFFVPFLLIAVFTTLIIVGLYRHRRARQRMSGGTMSGGCGGGESNAELSISVMLLCAGLVFLLLLLPACLYHLALEKLFDASIMEERAQVFLFYQVITVLADTNHAVNFIIYFLSAAKFRKRFVQLLRSCVSLASCRTRPRSCSSEDATHLTNVSQVNDAKNAPGSADHV; encoded by the coding sequence ATGGAGACCAACACAACTACCTTGTTGCCAAGGAACGAGATTCTCCTTCCGGAAGAGGTGGTGCTCGGGAGAGCCATCCGCGATGTGTACATCTGGGTgctggtgggggtagggttgcCTGGCAACCTAGCCTGTGTGCTGACGGTGCTGTCTATGCCGGTGACCACGGCCACCTTCTACGTGGCTCTGCTGGCCGCTGCCGACAGTCTGGCGCTGCTGCTGAAGCTCCTCTTCCACCAGCTGGTCTCCCACTCCAAGATGACAGCAGCTGCCTGCGTCTTCTACTTCACGCCCGCCTTCTTCAGCTGCTACGCCAATTGGGTCCTGGCGCTCATCTGCTTTGAGAGGTTCTTCGCCGTCTGCTTCCCCCTCAAAAAGCAGGTGTACTTCACCAAGAGGAGAGTCCGCATCAGTGTCGTCGTTCTCACCATCGCCTTGGCCGCCTGTTTTGGTCCGACCCCTTTCTTCAAGACCGAGCCGCAGCCGCACAGGAAGAGCTGCGTTGAGGACCCGACAATGCTGGAGTTCCGGGAGGAGTTTTACGACGCCTTCTTCGCCTCTCTCTACTTCTTCGTCCCTTTCCTCCTCATCGCCGTgttcaccaccctcatcatcgtCGGCCTGTATCGTCATCGTCGGGCGAGGCAGAGAATGAGTGGAGGGACAATGagcgggggttgtggtggtggtgagagcaACGCGGAGCTGAGTATCAGCGTGATGCTGCTGTGTGCCGGGCTGgtcttcctgctgctgctgctgcccgccTGTCTCTACCACCTGGCCCTGGAGAAACTCTTCGACGCCAGCATCATGGAGGAGAGAGCCCAGGTGTTCCTGTTCTACCAGGTCATCACCGTGCTCGCCGACACCAACCACGCCGTCAACTTCATCATCTACTTCCTCAGCGCCGCCAAGTTCCGCAAGAGGTTCGTGCAGCTGCTCAGGTCCTGCGTTTCTCTGGCGTCCTGCCGGACTCGGCCCAGGAGCTGCAGTTCCGAGGACGCCACTCACCTGACCAACGTCAGTCAGGTGAACGACGCCAAGAACGCGCCTGGCTCTGCGGACCACGTGTGA